A single genomic interval of Spirosoma linguale DSM 74 harbors:
- a CDS encoding conserved hypothetical protein (KEGG: afw:Anae109_2679 hypothetical protein) yields MKVLHCNDAGFDCKGIIRAQSADEVLKLVAQHAEQVHQVTITPEMAF; encoded by the coding sequence ATGAAAGTTTTACATTGCAACGACGCCGGATTTGACTGCAAGGGCATTATACGCGCCCAAAGCGCGGATGAAGTGCTCAAGCTGGTTGCTCAACACGCTGAACAGGTGCATCAGGTAACCATAACACCCGAAATGGCCTTTTAA
- a CDS encoding hypothetical protein (KEGG: rpa:RPA2801 triple helix repeat-containing collagen), producing the protein MSINPILMKTYRSICFLALLIGLLLPSCKGPAGDPGPVGATGTTGNPGPTGATGPAGPKGDAGNANVQLFLFNTPKTFGYVYSQSELTDWIDQRDYTIPVSSDVLAKSVVLVYCQKTFGQFSSAQTFQLPVTFPTAGDGSLQYLIESGNGTSTIRVFRPTGTTTFSIVLRVVVIPASTITNGRLPAKANDYQQVLKLFNLSDKP; encoded by the coding sequence ATGTCTATTAACCCCATCCTAATGAAAACGTACCGTTCTATTTGTTTTCTTGCACTGCTTATTGGCTTACTCTTACCGTCCTGTAAAGGACCCGCAGGAGATCCCGGACCAGTAGGGGCTACCGGAACCACGGGTAATCCTGGGCCCACCGGAGCAACAGGGCCAGCCGGTCCCAAAGGAGATGCGGGCAATGCCAATGTGCAGCTCTTTTTGTTTAACACTCCCAAAACGTTTGGTTACGTCTATAGTCAAAGCGAACTTACCGATTGGATTGATCAACGGGACTATACGATTCCTGTTAGTAGTGACGTGCTGGCAAAAAGTGTGGTCCTAGTGTACTGCCAAAAGACGTTTGGTCAGTTTAGCAGCGCTCAAACCTTTCAGTTACCCGTCACCTTTCCAACGGCGGGCGATGGCTCCTTACAGTATCTTATTGAGTCAGGCAATGGAACCTCAACCATTCGGGTGTTTAGGCCAACCGGCACAACTACCTTTTCCATTGTCCTGCGCGTTGTTGTTATTCCCGCTTCCACCATCACGAATGGTCGACTGCCAGCTAAAGCTAACGACTACCAACAAGTCCTGAAGCTTTTCAATTTGTCCGACAAACCGTAA
- a CDS encoding hypothetical protein (KEGG: bme:BMEII0148 extracellular serine protease) has translation MKRNSFVRQLTLLSVIIISVWNCKTDKEQPTPVINNGNTGSSNGSSNGTGADQTGTATFYTKQDLGVGPITVYVDGKLEGTISHYHTNGVTCGQGDVNVIKSAGTYSMKATGGSQVWNGSITIKNGVCISQEFIKNNSTDGSGTGSGSGVTATCDFTAWNKLVEITRYEYKATGGCSSPSGETNLSIKNNATVLMDAKFCMQQPDGKWSCGAWDNVKPGGLFANNYWICGKSQALKIWAKPSSVGNKCPFPAP, from the coding sequence ATGAAAAGAAACTCATTTGTTCGTCAACTGACATTATTATCAGTGATAATCATCTCGGTCTGGAACTGCAAAACAGATAAGGAACAACCTACACCAGTTATTAATAATGGGAATACTGGATCAAGTAACGGGAGCTCCAACGGAACGGGTGCGGATCAAACTGGAACCGCAACGTTTTATACTAAACAAGATCTGGGTGTTGGTCCCATCACAGTGTATGTGGACGGGAAGCTTGAAGGAACCATCTCGCACTATCACACCAATGGAGTAACCTGTGGACAGGGTGATGTTAATGTAATAAAATCGGCCGGAACATACAGTATGAAAGCGACAGGGGGCAGTCAGGTATGGAATGGTTCAATAACAATAAAGAATGGGGTTTGTATATCACAGGAATTCATCAAAAACAACTCGACCGATGGTTCGGGAACCGGAAGCGGATCCGGCGTAACAGCCACCTGTGATTTTACTGCTTGGAATAAACTTGTCGAAATTACACGGTATGAATATAAAGCTACGGGTGGGTGTTCAAGTCCATCAGGTGAAACGAACTTATCCATTAAAAATAACGCCACAGTGTTGATGGATGCAAAATTTTGTATGCAACAACCTGATGGTAAGTGGTCTTGTGGCGCGTGGGACAATGTCAAGCCGGGCGGTCTGTTTGCCAACAACTACTGGATATGCGGAAAATCTCAGGCGTTAAAGATATGGGCCAAGCCATCGTCAGTCGGGAATAAATGTCCCTTTCCCGCACCATGA
- a CDS encoding hypothetical protein (KEGG: hypothetical protein) produces the protein MSLSRTMRALVNGLNFIHVHNFVSMKKIYVIVITIVNLLITANHSVYAQWAGTIDNPKKPTLPPKPSTPGSSSGYTGYPVVQGDGGESKMAEQYREAAQKYREAAQNTKCAENQIYYSAQATYYSCLADQLRIGSTAKCPKPTQQLANCADDDPKKSSASSQSLETNSGQVEQQIRARATNSNDAINRTLYDQQLQLGSLLKDPVQQRDYYNAINKQQAETQAMNQGVEAVGNLLISLFDAKKERKVQEKAQAERKAAYEERMAEKREEARLAEEERLEEERRRLTLLRQKREYILSPAKEKQLPSAHTDSRTQLLYYLPYAVLEETHIWLAAEPFAITRYADGSWPLLRDIETQIHQTLQKDYDLTEVPIILSGFYTQLKEAELARTEITIRSLTQTGFFVHPFSFGFPVAKATNNTPTDFWGEKKAPPTKPKSVEKSKPKPSFWNN, from the coding sequence ATGTCCCTTTCCCGCACCATGAGAGCACTAGTTAACGGATTAAATTTTATTCACGTACATAACTTCGTCAGTATGAAAAAGATCTATGTTATCGTCATCACGATCGTTAACTTACTGATAACTGCTAATCATTCGGTCTACGCACAATGGGCAGGAACCATTGATAACCCCAAAAAACCAACGCTGCCCCCCAAGCCGTCAACCCCAGGTAGTAGCTCTGGTTATACGGGTTACCCCGTTGTTCAGGGTGATGGCGGTGAATCGAAAATGGCAGAGCAGTATAGGGAAGCCGCTCAAAAGTATAGGGAAGCCGCTCAAAATACGAAATGTGCCGAAAATCAAATTTACTATTCAGCTCAGGCAACCTATTATAGTTGTTTGGCCGATCAATTGAGAATTGGTTCTACCGCTAAATGCCCTAAACCCACTCAGCAACTAGCCAATTGTGCCGATGACGACCCAAAAAAAAGCTCTGCCAGCAGTCAATCACTGGAAACTAATTCAGGGCAGGTAGAGCAGCAGATTCGGGCACGGGCTACCAATAGTAATGATGCCATCAACCGAACGTTGTACGATCAACAGTTGCAGCTGGGTAGTTTACTTAAGGACCCTGTTCAGCAACGTGATTATTACAACGCCATCAATAAACAGCAGGCCGAGACCCAAGCGATGAATCAGGGGGTTGAGGCTGTTGGTAACCTACTCATAAGCCTTTTTGACGCCAAAAAAGAACGAAAGGTGCAGGAAAAAGCACAAGCCGAAAGAAAAGCTGCTTATGAAGAACGAATGGCGGAAAAGCGGGAAGAGGCTCGCCTGGCAGAAGAAGAACGATTGGAAGAGGAACGTCGAAGGCTGACATTACTTCGCCAAAAACGGGAGTACATCTTATCGCCAGCCAAGGAAAAACAGCTCCCTTCGGCACATACCGATAGCCGGACACAGTTGCTTTATTACTTGCCGTATGCGGTTTTGGAGGAGACACATATCTGGCTGGCAGCCGAGCCATTTGCTATTACCCGATACGCGGATGGGAGCTGGCCATTATTGAGGGATATAGAAACGCAAATTCACCAGACATTACAAAAAGACTACGACTTAACTGAAGTGCCGATAATCTTGTCCGGTTTTTACACTCAGCTAAAAGAGGCCGAGTTAGCTCGCACAGAAATAACGATCCGTAGTCTCACTCAAACAGGCTTTTTCGTACACCCGTTTTCGTTTGGTTTCCCTGTTGCTAAAGCAACAAATAATACGCCAACTGATTTCTGGGGAGAAAAGAAAGCTCCGCCTACCAAGCCAAAATCGGTTGAAAAATCGAAGCCAAAACCCTCTTTCTGGAACAATTAA
- a CDS encoding hypothetical protein (KEGG: hypothetical protein) yields the protein MKHLVHACFLYLLLLGSSSFAQTTDQKAQSAYLTANDAYEKGNYMEAANYLKQARDLLGKTNTKIQYLLVKALMDAMDYLAADAELKTYFEVTPETLRDDRYNEMVKNVVFVEQKRKQQEDEKERIFREQEQNRLQQTKQAELTRLRTIYDSKLRISDLKLKIPQNQRRVSGKTVKGVVMTFVTVGFAYYFLSSGTSKDNNLSKNDGTLDAVVGSIGTSLFLLCTISSFHNAKRLRRETRELRQELDGLEGSDNQKQISFTPFYTPHLQTAGLAFRMRF from the coding sequence ATGAAACACTTAGTGCACGCCTGCTTCCTCTACCTTTTGCTTTTGGGTAGTAGCTCATTCGCCCAGACAACGGACCAAAAAGCTCAATCGGCCTATCTGACGGCCAATGATGCCTATGAGAAAGGGAATTATATGGAAGCCGCCAACTACCTTAAGCAAGCTCGTGACTTGCTGGGTAAGACTAACACCAAAATTCAGTACCTGCTGGTGAAAGCCCTGATGGACGCGATGGACTATTTGGCCGCCGACGCAGAACTGAAAACCTACTTTGAAGTAACTCCCGAAACGCTTCGCGATGATCGCTATAACGAAATGGTGAAAAATGTGGTGTTTGTTGAACAAAAACGCAAACAGCAGGAAGATGAAAAGGAAAGGATCTTTAGAGAGCAAGAACAAAATCGTTTACAGCAAACAAAACAGGCTGAATTGACAAGATTACGTACAATTTATGACTCAAAGTTAAGAATTTCTGACTTAAAGCTTAAAATTCCACAAAACCAACGTAGGGTTAGTGGTAAAACAGTAAAAGGGGTAGTTATGACGTTCGTCACTGTTGGCTTTGCTTATTATTTCCTTTCAAGCGGAACTTCTAAGGATAATAATCTTAGTAAAAATGATGGTACACTTGATGCAGTAGTTGGATCAATAGGGACTAGTCTATTCCTTTTGTGCACTATTTCCTCATTTCATAATGCCAAGCGATTACGCCGAGAGACACGAGAGCTTCGTCAAGAACTTGATGGTTTAGAAGGAAGCGATAATCAAAAGCAAATATCTTTTACTCCATTCTACACTCCCCATCTGCAAACTGCTGGGCTGGCATTTCGTATGCGGTTTTGA
- a CDS encoding Resolvase domain protein (PFAM: Resolvase domain; Resolvase helix-turn-helix domain protein~KEGG: xac:XACb0071 Tn5045 resolvase) has protein sequence MKLGYARVSTQDQNLALQLDALKAAGCSRIFQEKASGSKTERPELKRLLEIIREGDTLMIWKLDRLGRSLNHLIEIVTQLEEQHIGLVSLNDPIDTTTAQGRLVFRIFASLAEFEREVIRERTLAGLASARRRGQLLGRRKGLSKAGEQKARIGESLYKEAKYSVEQIARELHISKTTLYKYLRIRGVEIGISVQNQTATT, from the coding sequence ATGAAGTTAGGTTACGCCCGAGTCTCTACACAAGATCAAAATCTAGCGCTTCAGTTAGATGCCTTGAAAGCTGCTGGCTGCTCGAGAATTTTTCAGGAGAAAGCGAGTGGGTCTAAAACCGAACGGCCGGAGTTAAAAAGGCTACTAGAAATCATCCGGGAGGGCGACACGTTGATGATCTGGAAACTGGATCGACTAGGTCGGTCATTGAATCATTTAATCGAGATTGTTACTCAACTAGAAGAGCAACATATTGGGTTAGTCAGTCTGAACGACCCCATCGACACCACGACGGCTCAAGGCCGACTAGTTTTTCGGATTTTCGCCAGTTTAGCCGAGTTTGAGCGGGAGGTGATTCGGGAGCGGACTTTGGCCGGTTTAGCCTCTGCCCGACGACGGGGGCAACTCTTAGGCCGACGTAAAGGGCTATCCAAAGCCGGTGAGCAGAAAGCCCGCATTGGCGAAAGCCTTTACAAAGAGGCCAAGTACTCGGTCGAACAAATTGCCCGCGAATTACACATTTCTAAAACCACCCTGTATAAGTATCTACGCATACGCGGGGTTGAAATTGGTATTTCAGTCCAAAACCAAACGGCTACCACTTAG
- a CDS encoding hypothetical protein (KEGG: hypothetical protein) → MKTYCLLLIGLLSLPAWAQVIVNPDGTHSVQTGSVIVNPNGTHSTVHGSGNSSVIVNPDGTHSVRTGSVNVNPDGSHSTIHGTGKGAIIVGPNGSHTVLQDSSSIDAYRAWSWQYQRKKKEKNKPQ, encoded by the coding sequence ATGAAAACGTATTGCCTTCTCCTTATAGGTCTGTTAAGCCTACCTGCCTGGGCTCAGGTCATCGTTAATCCTGACGGTACCCATTCGGTGCAGACCGGGTCGGTCATTGTCAATCCCAATGGAACCCATTCCACCGTCCATGGTTCAGGCAATAGCTCCGTTATTGTTAATCCGGACGGTACGCATTCTGTACGTACTGGGTCCGTTAATGTCAACCCTGATGGTAGCCATTCGACCATTCATGGCACGGGTAAGGGAGCAATCATTGTGGGGCCAAACGGTTCGCATACCGTTCTGCAGGATTCATCTTCGATAGATGCCTATCGAGCCTGGTCATGGCAATACCAGCGCAAAAAGAAGGAAAAGAATAAACCGCAATAA
- a CDS encoding conserved hypothetical protein (KEGG: hypothetical protein), whose product MNARLNYVLGMTALLALAGGSGVRGYNGGNGSGRGGLVSGNEKGNGIVSGEGVRPLMLVSKGGYAGGNGLSSGVGLVGNGIVGGQGALPFRLLLGGGGVGSGLFIFGFEKGLSGEGARNGIINTGHGGGNGLVTVGGDGTGI is encoded by the coding sequence ATGAACGCGAGATTAAATTATGTATTAGGGATGACTGCTCTTTTAGCGCTGGCTGGTGGGAGCGGTGTACGCGGGTATAACGGCGGGAACGGAAGCGGCCGTGGCGGGCTTGTGTCCGGTAACGAAAAAGGAAACGGCATCGTAAGCGGTGAAGGAGTTCGACCCCTCATGCTTGTTTCAAAAGGCGGATACGCAGGCGGCAATGGCTTGTCGAGCGGAGTTGGCCTCGTCGGTAACGGAATTGTTGGTGGCCAAGGAGCGCTTCCCTTTAGATTGCTTTTGGGTGGAGGAGGCGTTGGCAGTGGTCTTTTTATTTTCGGCTTTGAAAAGGGACTGTCAGGTGAGGGTGCTCGTAACGGCATCATCAATACAGGTCATGGCGGTGGTAATGGCCTTGTCACTGTAGGTGGCGACGGTACAGGGATCTAA
- a CDS encoding Excinuclease ABC C subunit domain protein (PFAM: Excinuclease ABC C subunit domain protein; TPR repeat-containing protein~SMART: Tetratricopeptide repeat~KEGG: hypothetical protein) codes for MTVTDLYWGELVAFYTHSDYAGLINYCTDKLTQDPTHYLLYGARGKAYLELEEYTKAIDDLSASLLLNETYGMGLYNRGIAYYFSSNYTAAIDDLQAANQQQIQVNVDYFVGLCYYYTEQYESAIHLFSSVLDSAQADEYILECRANAYTVTGQSQLAARDQLGLLQFHLDAIPELETINAIDSTPSPVAEVDTFWSCFTEMCFLSQTGSMLSGIYILRFTNQEFYVGKAKNISNRLKQHHRTYSDIERIYFKAVALQVLLDEENATIAHMQRMGLRIRNLKQLSFLDLFNTHHQRRWVNQLDYSFISGTKYDNQAIREKFTNQFKSLQQRSYCNELIRLLSAYIEATIPNYLASEYNYWSISCLPKYLKKDKCVSRINIHAVPVLSVFEENDTSLTMILFVSKLPFLTHQSEKGSLEYLIDHLPSLQIEFKDAFQPQTQGDELTLVMNQGDFEKALQIPIILASCRLFNLRMMNRTGNEIGHRRTVWHCLDLADAIHQTIGSPQASERIP; via the coding sequence ATGACTGTAACTGACCTATATTGGGGAGAACTAGTAGCTTTTTACACCCATTCTGACTATGCGGGATTAATCAATTATTGTACTGATAAACTGACACAAGATCCTACCCATTACCTCCTGTATGGGGCCAGGGGCAAAGCTTATTTAGAACTGGAAGAATATACCAAAGCCATTGATGATCTAAGTGCTTCCCTACTCCTGAATGAGACATATGGTATGGGTCTTTATAACCGGGGTATCGCTTATTATTTTTCTAGCAATTACACCGCTGCCATCGACGATCTACAAGCCGCCAATCAGCAACAAATACAGGTTAACGTGGATTACTTTGTAGGCCTGTGTTATTATTATACCGAACAGTACGAATCGGCTATCCACTTGTTTTCTAGCGTTTTAGATAGTGCCCAAGCCGATGAGTATATTTTAGAATGCCGGGCCAATGCATACACTGTAACGGGGCAGTCTCAATTGGCAGCCCGTGATCAGCTTGGCTTACTTCAATTTCATCTTGACGCGATTCCTGAACTTGAAACCATTAACGCTATCGACTCAACCCCGTCACCTGTGGCTGAAGTCGATACATTTTGGAGTTGTTTTACTGAGATGTGTTTCTTATCTCAGACAGGGAGTATGCTTTCGGGGATTTATATTCTCCGGTTTACAAACCAAGAGTTCTACGTTGGAAAGGCTAAAAATATCTCTAACAGACTTAAACAACATCACAGAACCTACTCTGATATTGAGAGGATTTATTTTAAAGCCGTAGCCCTACAAGTACTTTTGGATGAAGAAAATGCCACGATTGCCCACATGCAACGGATGGGCTTACGGATTCGAAATTTGAAGCAGCTCAGCTTTTTGGATCTGTTTAATACGCACCACCAAAGGCGCTGGGTCAATCAGCTTGATTATTCCTTTATATCGGGAACAAAATATGACAATCAGGCCATAAGGGAAAAGTTTACCAACCAGTTTAAAAGCCTACAGCAAAGGTCTTACTGCAACGAATTAATCCGGCTTTTATCCGCTTACATAGAAGCGACCATCCCCAATTATCTAGCCAGTGAATATAATTACTGGAGTATCTCCTGTTTGCCAAAGTATCTGAAAAAGGATAAATGTGTATCGCGCATAAACATTCATGCGGTACCGGTTCTATCAGTTTTTGAAGAGAATGATACTTCACTGACCATGATCCTGTTCGTCTCTAAACTGCCCTTCCTGACTCACCAAAGTGAAAAAGGTTCACTTGAATATCTCATAGACCACCTACCCTCTTTACAAATAGAGTTTAAAGACGCTTTTCAACCACAGACTCAGGGGGATGAACTCACGTTGGTAATGAATCAAGGTGATTTTGAGAAAGCTTTACAGATACCAATTATTTTAGCGAGTTGCCGGCTTTTTAACCTCAGGATGATGAATCGCACCGGAAACGAAATAGGCCACCGGCGCACTGTTTGGCACTGCCTGGATCTGGCGGATGCAATTCATCAGACAATAGGCTCCCCTCAGGCATCAGAAAGGATACCTTAG
- a CDS encoding Protein of unknown function DUF1819 putative inner membrane (PFAM: Protein of unkown function DUF1819 putative inner membrane~KEGG: maq:Maqu_0555 hypothetical protein), with amino-acid sequence MLLPTIHYSASFTTGALLQEETRALLTLMEQVPMDQVYDRAKKDSDYLKINSEVARRKIAGEVLKRYKAVDQGVWQFFQSRVRTNEQSILLFYVCLKTYTLLFDFVQGVVVRRWQQRLLSLDKSDFERFLDTLIPTHPELQKLTEATRRKLAQITMLMLKQAGLLERGQLVTPSLGAEVWQFFIDQDDDWMLDAGMLTRADRERLGLLLHE; translated from the coding sequence ATGCTATTACCTACAATTCACTACTCAGCTTCCTTCACGACCGGTGCTTTACTCCAAGAGGAAACACGGGCTCTACTTACCTTGATGGAGCAAGTACCAATGGACCAGGTATATGACCGGGCGAAAAAGGACTCGGATTATTTAAAAATCAATTCGGAAGTCGCCCGGCGAAAAATAGCGGGCGAGGTTTTAAAACGGTATAAAGCTGTTGATCAGGGTGTATGGCAGTTCTTTCAATCACGGGTGCGAACCAATGAACAGTCCATACTCTTATTCTATGTTTGTCTGAAAACCTATACTCTACTGTTTGACTTTGTTCAAGGTGTAGTTGTTCGTCGATGGCAACAACGATTACTATCACTGGATAAGAGCGATTTCGAGCGATTTCTTGACACGCTTATACCAACACATCCTGAATTACAAAAATTGACTGAAGCTACGCGCCGAAAATTGGCCCAGATAACGATGCTTATGTTAAAGCAAGCAGGGTTGCTGGAACGGGGACAATTAGTCACACCTTCTCTAGGAGCTGAAGTCTGGCAGTTTTTTATTGATCAAGACGACGACTGGATGTTGGACGCAGGTATGTTAACTCGCGCCGACCGGGAACGCCTTGGCTTATTACTACACGAATGA
- a CDS encoding hypothetical protein (KEGG: aby:p3ABAYE0071 hypothetical protein) yields MTGQFDQLYHKLTEVTFQDPATGNLFFPVYLFTYTPTEEYSVREQISALGERLLRPYGQNEVLVLNLFDAFLDYLRADDYGDETLLDILLDKERQEGYLGDIDELLRKKAGEEEFISFVAHRIRTYLNLPSQFPRVFVLLHGFGSLFPLLRVSTFLNKFERHVVGFKLIVFYPGTYQHQRYVLFNQLHDEHLYRAIHLNALL; encoded by the coding sequence ATGACAGGTCAATTTGATCAACTTTATCATAAACTAACTGAAGTGACATTCCAGGATCCGGCTACCGGAAACTTGTTTTTCCCTGTCTATCTCTTCACCTACACGCCAACCGAAGAATATAGTGTCCGTGAACAAATCTCAGCCTTAGGCGAGCGACTCCTTCGACCCTATGGTCAGAATGAAGTACTCGTACTTAATCTATTCGATGCATTTCTGGACTACCTACGGGCTGACGACTACGGCGATGAGACTTTACTGGACATCCTGCTTGATAAAGAACGTCAGGAAGGCTATTTAGGCGATATTGACGAGTTACTTCGTAAAAAAGCGGGTGAGGAGGAGTTTATCAGCTTTGTGGCCCATCGTATTCGCACGTACCTGAATTTGCCCTCTCAATTTCCACGTGTTTTCGTTCTCCTGCACGGTTTTGGCAGTCTGTTTCCCTTATTACGGGTTAGCACTTTTCTCAACAAGTTCGAGCGGCATGTCGTCGGCTTTAAATTGATTGTCTTTTACCCAGGTACATACCAACATCAACGCTACGTACTTTTCAACCAACTCCACGATGAACATTTGTATCGTGCTATCCACCTGAACGCCTTGCTCTAA